The following are from one region of the Nymphaea colorata isolate Beijing-Zhang1983 chromosome 7, ASM883128v2, whole genome shotgun sequence genome:
- the LOC116257891 gene encoding F-box protein PP2-B11-like — MAETIVKSVKSILVYGSDNPSNWRMTPLHNSRFPVQAELLRIWGLSLQGGLDTSTLLHKDTTYSVVYVLKHKDPVHGLEAPAELAVLEKDGILISKRQINLNAGSPDLIRLDNEDWLGVEAGRFRPSCINGDYITFRLVGRSPTWKSGLVFAGVEIRPVHPQKWLTSPSENGFSGAHGVQLSPPPNEMCYGDGI, encoded by the exons ATGGCTGAAACCATCGTGAAATCTGTGAAGTCCATCTTGGTTTACGGATCCGACAATCCGTCGAATTGGAGGATGACACCTCTACATAATTCAAG GTTTCCGGTGCAGGCTGAGCTTCTGCGGATCTGGGGACTGTCGCTGCAGGGAGGTTTGGACACAAGCACTCTGCTCCACAAGGACACCACTTACTCAGTCGTCTACGTCCTGAAACACAAGGACCCCGTTCACGGTCTGGAGGCACCGGCGGAGCTCGCTGTCCTGGAGAAAGACGGCATCTTGATATCCAAACGCCAAATTAATTTGAACGCCGGCAGCCCTGACCTGATCAGGCTGGACAACGAAGACTGGTTGGGAGTGGAAGCCGGGAGGTTCCGGCCGTCCTGTATAAATGGTGATTACATCACTTTTCGTCTTGTGGGCAGGTCGCCGACCTGGAAGAGTGGCCTCGTATTTGCCGGAGTTGAGATTCGGCCGGTCCATCCGCAGAAATGGTTGACCTCACCGTCGGAAAATGGCTTCTCAGGCGCCCATGGGGTTCAGTTGTCGCCTCCACCGAATGAGATGTGCTATGGTGATGGAATATAA